The following are encoded in a window of Actinomyces oris genomic DNA:
- a CDS encoding purine-cytosine permease family protein yields MSSAPADVPAATRVENAGLDVISESDRKGRPSDLFMPWFAANISVLGLSWGAWVLGFGLSFWQAVVAGSVGVIVSFLLCGVVAVLGKRGSAPTLALSRAAFGYNGNRLSAALSWILTVGWETVLCVSATLASATVFQALGWHNQVGAQILGFLLTVGLAASAGILGFEAIMRVQTWITWATGVLTIIYLVLVAPQISVDKILALPSGGPAAFIGALVMVATGFGLGWVNAAADYSRYLPRRASTAGVIGWTTLGSALPCVVLVFFGILLVGSDAELGQAINTDPIGALTTILPTWFLIPFAVVAILGLAGGIIMDLYSSGLSLLATGLPVRRHVATSIDATIMTVGTIAVIFGADDFLGPFQGFLTTLGVVVAAWAGVMVAEVILRKRDYDEEALFTPDGVYGSVNWEAIALVAAGSVVGWGLVVNSAASWLSWQGYLLGPLGGRDGAWAGANLGVLVALLIGVLGHLVLGRGRVARQEARS; encoded by the coding sequence ATGAGCAGTGCACCTGCGGACGTTCCCGCCGCCACTCGCGTCGAGAACGCCGGTCTTGACGTCATCTCCGAGTCTGATCGCAAGGGGCGGCCGAGCGATCTCTTCATGCCCTGGTTCGCGGCCAACATCTCCGTCCTGGGACTGTCCTGGGGTGCCTGGGTCCTCGGATTCGGACTGTCCTTCTGGCAGGCGGTCGTTGCGGGCAGCGTTGGCGTCATCGTCTCCTTCCTCCTGTGCGGTGTCGTGGCCGTCCTGGGCAAACGAGGCAGCGCCCCCACCCTGGCGCTGTCCCGAGCGGCCTTCGGCTACAACGGCAATCGCCTGTCCGCGGCCCTGTCCTGGATCCTCACGGTCGGCTGGGAGACCGTCCTGTGCGTCTCTGCCACCCTGGCCTCGGCCACGGTGTTCCAGGCCCTGGGTTGGCACAACCAGGTCGGTGCCCAGATCCTGGGCTTCCTGCTCACTGTTGGCCTGGCTGCCAGCGCCGGTATTCTCGGCTTCGAGGCGATCATGAGGGTTCAGACCTGGATCACCTGGGCCACCGGTGTCCTCACCATCATCTACCTCGTCCTCGTCGCTCCCCAGATCAGTGTCGACAAGATCTTGGCCCTGCCGTCGGGCGGCCCTGCGGCCTTCATCGGAGCCCTGGTCATGGTGGCCACCGGCTTCGGCCTCGGTTGGGTCAATGCCGCCGCCGACTACTCCCGCTACCTGCCCCGCAGGGCCTCGACAGCCGGCGTCATCGGCTGGACCACGCTGGGATCGGCACTGCCCTGCGTGGTGCTCGTCTTCTTCGGCATCCTCCTGGTGGGCTCCGACGCCGAGCTCGGCCAGGCCATCAACACCGACCCCATCGGCGCTCTGACCACGATCCTGCCCACGTGGTTCCTCATCCCCTTCGCGGTCGTCGCCATCCTGGGATTGGCTGGCGGCATCATCATGGACCTGTACTCCTCGGGCCTGTCTCTCCTGGCGACCGGCCTGCCCGTGCGCCGACACGTGGCCACCTCCATCGACGCCACCATCATGACCGTGGGCACCATCGCCGTCATCTTCGGCGCTGATGACTTCCTCGGTCCCTTCCAAGGGTTCCTCACCACTCTCGGGGTCGTCGTCGCCGCCTGGGCCGGAGTCATGGTCGCCGAGGTCATTCTGCGCAAGCGCGACTACGACGAGGAAGCCCTCTTCACGCCCGACGGCGTCTACGGCTCAGTCAACTGGGAGGCCATCGCCCTGGTGGCTGCCGGTTCCGTCGTCGGCTGGGGGCTGGTCGTCAACTCGGCTGCCTCCTGGTTGTCCTGGCAGGGCTACCTGCTCGGGCCTCTTGGGGGGCGCGACGGGGCCTGGGCTGGAGCCAACCTCGGTGTGCTGGTCGCTCTGCTCATCGGTGTGCTCGGGCACCTTGTCCTCGGCCGAGGCCGGGT
- a CDS encoding ferritin-like fold-containing protein yields the protein MVAMSQMPTPSPQPNASIPMQVGPHELSVVGVVAISRTAACTRYAKDADRAPRMRARVDLLRMSAWEVASFDRVVELAATHGIDALGAAERFTDVLGDFDERLRPLDWAERLLKTYITFGLLIDFGMALSESLDDPLHSGLIHELSQDPIGTYAVAELEEVVAADPQLAARLGLWGRRVIGEEIGTFQRLLGQFPELLGQMAQEQLHSVLSQGAVSRMRGLGLRV from the coding sequence ATGGTGGCCATGTCCCAGATGCCGACACCGTCACCTCAGCCCAACGCCTCCATCCCGATGCAGGTTGGTCCCCACGAGCTGTCCGTCGTCGGCGTCGTCGCGATCTCCCGGACGGCGGCCTGCACCCGCTACGCCAAGGATGCCGACCGGGCGCCGCGGATGAGGGCTCGGGTCGACCTGCTGCGCATGAGTGCCTGGGAGGTCGCCTCCTTCGACCGGGTCGTGGAGCTGGCCGCGACCCACGGCATCGACGCCCTCGGGGCGGCCGAACGCTTCACCGACGTGCTGGGCGACTTCGACGAGCGACTGCGGCCACTGGACTGGGCCGAGCGCCTGCTCAAGACCTACATCACCTTCGGGCTGCTCATCGACTTCGGGATGGCGCTGAGCGAGTCCCTGGACGACCCCTTGCATAGCGGACTCATTCATGAGCTCAGCCAGGACCCGATCGGCACGTACGCCGTCGCCGAGCTGGAGGAGGTCGTCGCGGCCGACCCTCAGCTGGCCGCCCGACTGGGGCTGTGGGGCCGGCGCGTCATCGGTGAGGAGATCGGGACCTTCCAGAGGCTCCTGGGGCAGTTCCCCGAGCTCCTCGGCCAGATGGCGCAGGAGCAGCTCCACTCAGTACTGTCCCAGGGGGCGGTCTCGCGTATGAGAGGGCTGGGCCTGAGGGTCTGA
- a CDS encoding DEAD/DEAH box helicase, with product MSNEHHGADAVEPDHNSTDDQTTLESANAAAGTTGATSGIIETAGAHAPVLDEATPDITDEGAQTDLSRKTFADFGVEPEICEALDAKGITHPFPIQALTLPVALEGQDIIGQAKTGTGKTLGFGIPLLMDTLGPGEEGWDEDPASGSPQALVILPTRELAKQVAEELSTAAAKRTVRIVQVYGGRAYEPQIEDLERGAEVVVGTPGRLIDLMERGVLDLAHVTTVVLDEADEMLDLGFLPDVEKILARTRADRHTMLFSATMPGAVVALARRYMTRPTHIRAQDPGDEGMTVQTVQQVVYRTHSMNKVEVVSRILQAEGRGRTIIFARTKRTAARVADDLRARGFATGALHGDLGQGAREQALRAFRNNKVDVLVATDVAARGIDVDDVTHVINYQCPEDEKIYVHRIGRTGRAGNSGTAVTFVDWDDVPRWRIIAKALGLPIEEPVETYHTSEHLFSDLSIPEKVTGRLPRHKRTLEGLDAEEIEDLGETGKRGRKQSGRQGGRSERGRGRGGRGAKDSKRGEPSRRSADGEAKPRRKRTRKRTRGGRPVDGTTGE from the coding sequence GTGAGCAACGAGCACCACGGGGCCGACGCCGTCGAGCCCGACCACAACTCCACAGACGACCAGACCACCCTCGAGAGCGCCAACGCCGCTGCCGGCACCACTGGCGCTACGTCCGGGATCATCGAGACGGCCGGCGCCCACGCCCCCGTCCTGGATGAGGCCACTCCCGACATCACCGACGAGGGCGCCCAAACCGACCTGAGCCGCAAGACCTTCGCCGACTTCGGTGTCGAGCCGGAGATCTGCGAGGCCCTGGACGCCAAGGGCATCACCCACCCCTTCCCCATCCAGGCCCTCACCCTGCCGGTGGCCCTGGAGGGGCAGGACATCATCGGTCAGGCCAAGACCGGCACCGGCAAGACCCTGGGCTTCGGCATCCCCCTCCTCATGGACACCCTGGGCCCCGGGGAGGAGGGCTGGGACGAGGATCCCGCCTCCGGCAGCCCCCAGGCCCTGGTCATCCTGCCCACCCGCGAGCTGGCCAAGCAGGTCGCCGAGGAGCTGTCCACAGCTGCCGCCAAGCGCACCGTGCGCATCGTCCAGGTCTACGGCGGGCGCGCCTACGAGCCCCAGATCGAGGACCTCGAGCGAGGAGCCGAGGTCGTCGTGGGCACGCCCGGCCGCCTCATCGACCTCATGGAGCGTGGCGTGCTGGACCTGGCTCACGTCACCACTGTCGTCCTGGACGAGGCCGACGAGATGCTGGATCTGGGCTTCCTGCCGGACGTGGAGAAGATCCTGGCCCGCACCCGCGCCGACCGGCACACGATGCTCTTCAGCGCCACCATGCCCGGGGCCGTGGTCGCCCTGGCGCGCCGCTACATGACCCGCCCCACCCACATCCGCGCCCAGGACCCGGGCGACGAGGGCATGACCGTCCAGACGGTCCAGCAGGTCGTCTACCGCACCCACTCGATGAACAAGGTGGAGGTCGTCTCCCGGATCCTCCAGGCCGAGGGACGCGGGCGCACCATCATCTTCGCACGCACCAAGCGCACGGCGGCCCGGGTGGCCGACGACCTGCGCGCCCGAGGTTTCGCCACCGGGGCCCTGCACGGCGACCTCGGCCAGGGGGCCCGCGAGCAGGCCCTGCGCGCCTTCCGCAACAACAAGGTGGACGTCCTGGTGGCCACCGACGTGGCCGCCCGGGGCATCGACGTCGACGACGTCACCCACGTCATCAACTACCAGTGCCCCGAGGACGAGAAGATCTACGTCCACCGCATCGGGCGCACCGGACGCGCCGGCAACTCCGGCACGGCGGTCACCTTCGTGGACTGGGACGACGTGCCGCGCTGGCGGATCATCGCCAAGGCTCTGGGCCTGCCCATCGAGGAGCCGGTGGAGACCTACCACACCAGCGAGCACCTGTTCTCCGACCTGTCGATCCCGGAGAAGGTCACCGGCCGCCTGCCCCGTCACAAGCGCACCCTGGAGGGGCTCGACGCCGAGGAGATCGAGGACCTGGGTGAAACCGGCAAGCGTGGGCGCAAGCAGTCCGGCCGGCAGGGCGGGCGCTCGGAGCGCGGCCGGGGCCGCGGCGGCAGGGGCGCCAAGGACTCCAAGCGCGGTGAGCCCTCCCGGCGCTCCGCCGACGGCGAGGCCAAGCCCCGGCGCAAGCGCACCCGTAAGCGCACGCGCGGTGGCCGCCCGGTTGACGGGACCACCGGCGAGTAG
- a CDS encoding MarC family protein yields MLQSVFDTTVFATTFTTLLVIQDPLGAIPIFLSLTSRQTPPERAASARQATVVSFAVIVLFAAFGRYILKFLGISVPSLQVAGGLLLLLVALELLTDKVDESPDPEAVTANAALVPLGTPLLAGPGAIVAAMVAVDTTGGGVAGWVSVTAAIIGTHIAIWASLRFSLGLNRVLGTSGIRILTRVMGLLLAAIAVQIMADGVFAFLETRL; encoded by the coding sequence ATGCTGCAGTCCGTCTTCGACACCACGGTCTTCGCCACGACCTTCACCACGCTCCTGGTCATTCAGGACCCCCTGGGCGCCATCCCGATCTTCCTGTCCCTGACCTCGCGGCAGACGCCCCCGGAGCGCGCCGCTTCAGCGCGCCAGGCCACAGTGGTCTCCTTCGCCGTCATCGTGCTCTTCGCGGCCTTCGGACGCTACATCCTGAAGTTCCTGGGGATCTCGGTGCCCTCCCTCCAGGTGGCCGGCGGACTGCTGCTGCTCCTGGTGGCCCTCGAGCTGCTGACCGACAAGGTCGATGAGAGCCCCGACCCCGAGGCCGTCACTGCCAACGCCGCCCTCGTGCCCCTGGGCACGCCCCTGCTGGCCGGGCCCGGCGCCATCGTCGCGGCGATGGTCGCCGTGGACACCACCGGAGGCGGGGTGGCCGGGTGGGTCTCCGTGACGGCCGCGATCATCGGCACGCACATCGCCATCTGGGCCTCGCTGCGCTTCTCCCTGGGGCTCAACCGGGTGCTGGGCACCTCCGGCATCCGGATCCTCACCCGGGTCATGGGACTGCTCCTGGCGGCCATCGCCGTCCAGATCATGGCCGACGGCGTCTTCGCCTTCCTGGAGACCCGCCTCTGA
- a CDS encoding RCC1 domain-containing protein: MDDRMLDGDRVLWFIGGSPERAREALVTGRAWTPEQRAQLEQIAASAGYSPQQPAGYPPAQQQVPVQEPAPVYGAPADPVAFDGAFRGDGAGGDTDYGVAQPTQPAQQPAAISPLQPHMATPTQPQPQGYRLQPLPTVTEMEAPQSDVSQYSKGARRRGWVLPVVAVSVLALGLVGGALGGHWLWPGKDAADPSSPAAAAPAATKPATLRAGSGSFVCSSGGTGVSCWGADAQANTQGARVSPTAVPGLEKVKVSALSVGKGFAVAVDDSGKVYAWGANEVGQLGKKTDEALVNQAVEVGKLPAAPTALVSGYEHTCALAKGTVWCFGSNRYGQVNGTVSDTPSGLVQVDKIDGATQIGTSGYDTWATVDKGTWTWGNNSWGQADPSQSVVNVAPTLIPASN; this comes from the coding sequence ATGGATGACCGGATGCTCGACGGGGACAGGGTGCTGTGGTTCATCGGCGGCAGTCCCGAGCGTGCTCGGGAGGCCCTTGTCACCGGACGCGCCTGGACGCCCGAGCAGCGTGCGCAGCTCGAACAGATCGCGGCATCTGCCGGATATTCCCCTCAGCAGCCTGCCGGGTATCCGCCTGCTCAGCAGCAGGTGCCCGTTCAGGAACCCGCACCCGTGTACGGGGCGCCTGCAGATCCCGTGGCCTTTGACGGCGCATTCAGGGGCGACGGCGCTGGCGGAGACACTGACTACGGGGTGGCTCAACCAACTCAGCCTGCTCAGCAGCCGGCTGCGATCTCGCCGCTCCAGCCGCATATGGCGACACCGACGCAGCCTCAACCGCAGGGTTACCGGCTTCAGCCGCTGCCCACAGTGACCGAGATGGAGGCGCCGCAGAGTGATGTCTCCCAGTACTCGAAGGGCGCTCGACGTCGCGGGTGGGTGCTTCCGGTTGTAGCGGTCAGTGTGCTGGCCCTCGGACTGGTTGGGGGTGCCTTGGGAGGGCACTGGCTGTGGCCCGGTAAGGACGCGGCGGATCCGTCGTCTCCCGCTGCGGCGGCCCCTGCCGCCACCAAGCCTGCGACCCTGCGCGCCGGCAGTGGTTCCTTCGTCTGCTCCTCGGGCGGTACCGGAGTCTCCTGCTGGGGTGCTGACGCCCAGGCCAACACCCAGGGAGCACGTGTCTCGCCGACGGCTGTGCCAGGGCTGGAGAAGGTCAAGGTCTCGGCGCTGAGCGTGGGCAAGGGCTTCGCCGTGGCCGTGGACGACTCGGGCAAGGTCTACGCCTGGGGCGCCAACGAGGTCGGCCAGCTCGGCAAGAAGACTGATGAGGCGCTGGTCAACCAGGCCGTGGAGGTCGGCAAGCTGCCGGCCGCTCCCACCGCGCTTGTCTCTGGTTACGAGCACACCTGCGCCCTCGCCAAGGGCACAGTCTGGTGCTTCGGCTCCAACCGCTACGGTCAGGTCAACGGAACTGTCTCCGACACCCCCTCGGGGCTGGTGCAGGTGGACAAGATCGACGGGGCCACCCAGATCGGTACCTCCGGTTACGACACGTGGGCCACTGTCGACAAGGGGACCTGGACTTGGGGCAACAACTCGTGGGGGCAGGCCGACCCCTCGCAGAGCGTGGTCAACGTGGCGCCGACCCTGATCCCTGCGAGCAACTGA
- a CDS encoding CsbD family protein produces MSDNGTFDRIAGKTKEAAGKVTGNKETETEGKLQQAEGKIKEVAEDAKDAIKGAVNHLKGDK; encoded by the coding sequence ATGAGCGACAACGGAACCTTTGACAGGATCGCCGGCAAGACCAAGGAGGCCGCGGGCAAGGTCACTGGCAACAAGGAGACCGAGACCGAGGGCAAGCTCCAGCAGGCCGAAGGCAAGATCAAGGAGGTCGCCGAGGACGCCAAGGACGCCATCAAGGGTGCGGTGAACCACCTCAAGGGCGACAAGTAA